From a region of the Canis lupus dingo isolate Sandy chromosome 5, ASM325472v2, whole genome shotgun sequence genome:
- the RERE gene encoding arginine-glutamic acid dipeptide repeats protein isoform X6 has translation MFKPVKEEDDGLSGKHSMRTRRSRGSMSTLRSGRKKQPASPDGRTSPINEDIRSSGRNSPSAASTSSNDSKAETVKKSAKKVKEEASSPLKSTKRQREKVASDTEEADRTSSKKTKTQEISRPNSPSEGEGESSDSRSVNDEGSSDPKDIDQDNRSTSPSIPSPQDNESDSDSSAQQQMLQAQPPALQASSAVPPAPSTAPPGTSQLPTPGPTPSATSGPPQGSPSASQPPSQPQAPAAPAPHAHIQQAPTLHPQSLPSPHPPLQPLTVPAGQTSAPPHSQPPLHSQGPSGPHSLQAGPLLQHPGPPQPFGLPPQASQASALPHASLQPTASQSALQPQQPPREQPLPPAPLAMPHIKPPPTTPIPQLPAPQAHKHPPHLSGPSPFSMNANLPPPPALKPLSSLSTHHPPSAHPPPLQLMPQSQPLPSSPAQPPVLTQSQSLPPAAAAHPPAGLHQVPPQPSFAQHPFVPGGTPITPPTCSSTSTPPAGPGPSAQPPCSAAVSSGGSIPGGTACPLPTVQIKEEALDDAEEPESPPPPPRSPSPEPTVVDTPSHASQSARFYKHLDRGYNSCARTDLYFMPLAGSKLAKKREEAIEKAKREAEQKAREEREREKEKEKEREREREREREAERAAKASSSAHEGRLSDPQLSGPGHMRPSFEPPPTTIAAVPPYIGPDTPALRTLSEYARPHVMSPTNRNHPFYMPLNPTDPLLAYHMPGLYNVDPTIRERELREREIREREIRERELRERMKPGFEVKPPELDPLHPATNPMEHFARHSALTIPPTAGPHPFASFHPGLNPLERERLALAGPQLRPEMSYPDRLAAERIHAERMASLTSDPLARLQMFNVTPHHHQHSHIHSHLHLHQQDPLHQGSAGPVHPLVDPLTAGPHLARFPYPPGTLPNPLLGQPPHEHEMLRHPVFGTPYPRDLPGAIPPPMSAAHQLQAMHAQSAELQRLAMEQQWLHGHPHMHGGHLPSQEDYYSRLKKEGDKQL, from the exons ATGTTCAAACCTGTCAAAGAGGAAGACGATGGGCTCAGTGGGAAGCATAGCATGAGGACGCGGCGCAGTCGTGGCTCG ATGTCTACATTGCGCAGTGGTCGAAAGAAGCAGCCAGCCAGCCCTGATGGTCGTACCTCGCCCATCAATGAAGACATCCGCTCTAGTGGCCGGAACTCGCCCAGTGCTGCCAGCACCTCCAGCAATGACAGTAAAGCAGAGACGGTGAAGAAGTCGGCCAAG AAGGTGAAGGAGGAAGCCTCATCCCCCCTTAAGAGCACCAAACGCCAGCGGGAGAAGGTGGCCTCTGATACAGAGGAGGCTGACAGGACCAGCTCCAAGAAGACAAAAACCCAG GAGATCAGCCGGCCCAACTCCCCATCGGAAGGCGAGGGAGAGAGTTCGGACAGCCGCAGTGTCAACGATGAGGGCAGCAGCGACCCCAAAGACATTGACCAGGACAATCGCAGCACGTCCCCCAGCATCCCTAGCCCCCAGGACAACGAGAGTGACTCGGACTCTTCGGCCCAGCAGCAGATGCTGCAGGCTCAGCCCCCAGCCTTGCAGGCTTCCAGTGCGGTCCCTCCGGCTCCCTCTACCGCCCCACCAGGAACCTCTCAGCTCCCCACGCCAGGGCCCACACCCTCTGCCACttcaggccccccacagggctccccctcagcctcccagcccccaagCCAGCCACAGGCTCCAGCGGCTCCTGCTCCCCACGCTCATATCCAGCAGgcacccaccctgcacccccagaGTCTGCCCTCACCACATCCCCCACTCCAACCTCTGACCGTGCCAGCTGGACAGACCTCCGCCCCACCTCACAGCCAGCCCCCGCTGCATAGCCAGGGCCCAAGTGGCCCTCATAGCCTCCAGGCCGGGCCCCTGCTAcagcacccaggcccccctcagcCCTttggcctccctccccaggcctctcaGGCATCAGCTCTCCCTCATGCCTCCCTGCAGCCCACAGCCTCACAGTCAgcactgcagccccagcagcccccaaGGGAGCAGCCACTGCCACCAGCCCCCTTGGCCATGCCTCACATCAAGCCCCCACCCACCACGCCCATCCCCCAACTGCCGGCCCCGCAAGCCCACAAGCACCCACCTCATCTCTCGGGGCCCTCGCCCTTCTCCATGAACGCcaacctcccaccccctccagcacTGAAACCCCTGAGCTCCCTGTCCACACACCATCCcccttctgcccatccccctcccctaCAGCTCATGCCTCAGAGCCagcccctaccctcctcccctgcacAGCCCCCAGTGCTGACCCAGAGCCAGAGCCTgccccctgctgctgctgctcacccCCCAGCAGGCCtccaccaggtgcccccccagCCCTCATTTGCTCAGCACCCCTTTGTCCCTGGGGGGACACCCATCACCCCTCCAACCTGCTCTTCCACCTCCACGCCACCTGCGGGACCCGGCCCCTCAGCCCAGCCGCCGTGCTCTGCTGCTGTTTCTTCGGGAGGCAGCATACCTGGGGGGACAGCCTGCCCGCTCCCCACTGTCCAGATCAAGGAAGAGGCTCTGGATGATGCAGAGGAGCCCGAGAGCCCACCTCCACCACCTAGGAGCCCGTCCCCCGAGCCTACCGTGGTGGATACCCCCAGCCATGCCAGCCAGTCAGCCAG GTTCTACAAACACCTGGACCGTGGTTACAACTCATGTGCGCGGACGGACCTGTATTTCATGCCTCTGGCGGGATCCAAACTGGccaagaagagggaggaggccaTCGAAAAGGCCAAACGGGAGGCTGAGCAGAAAGCACGAGAGGAACGGGAAcgtgagaaggagaaggagaaagagcgCGAGCGGGAACGAGAGCGGGAgcgggaggcagagagagcagct AAGGCATCCAGCTCAGCCCATGAGGGCCGCCTCAGCGACCCCCAGCTCAGTGGTCCTGGCCACATGCGGCCATCCTTCGAGCCGCCACCAACCACCATTGCTGCGGTGCCTCCATACATTGGGCCCGACACGCCTGCCCTTCGGACTCTGAGCGAGTATGCTCGGCCCCACGTCATGTCACCCACTAACCGCAACCACCCCTTCTACATGCCCCTCAACCCCACTGATCCCCTGCTGGCCTACCACATGCCTGGCCTCTACAACGTGGACCCCACCATCCGGGAGCGGGAGCTCCGGGAGCGGGAGATCCGGGAGCGGGAGATCCGGGAGCGGGAGCTACGGGAGAGGATGAAGCCAGGCTTCGAGGTGAAGCCCCCAGAGCTGGACCCCCTGCACCCAGCCACCAACCCCATGGAGCACTTCGCCCGGCACAGCGCCCTCACCATCCCCCCCACTGCGGGCCCCCACCCTTTTGCTTCTTTCCACCCGGGCCTGAACCccctggagagggagagactggcCCTGGCGGGCCCCCAGCTGCGGCCTGAGATGAGCTACCCTGATAGACTGGCGGCCGAGCGGATCCACGCTGAGCGCATGGCATCGCTGACCAGCGACCCTCTGGCCCGCCTGCAGATGTTCAACGTGACTCCGCACCATCACCAGCACTCACACATCCACTcgcacctccacctccaccagcaGGACCCCCTCCACCAAG GTTCAGCAGGCCCAGTGCACCCGCTGGTCGACCCCTTGACTGCTGGCCCTCACCTGGCTCGCTTTCCCTATCCCCCTGGCACCCTCCCCAACCCTCTGCTTGGACAGCCCCCCCATGAGCACGAGATGCTTCGTCATCCAGTTTTTG GTACTCCCTACCCCCGAGACCTGCCCGGGGCCATCCCACCCCCCATGTCTGCAGCCCACCAGCTGCAGGCCATGCATGCCCAGTCGGCAGAGCTGCAGAGACTGGCCATGGAACAGCAATGGCTGCATGGACACCCCCACATGCATGGTGGCCACCTACCAAGTCAGGAAGATTATTACAG tcGACTGAAGAAAGAAGGTGACAAGCAGttataa